A part of Crassostrea angulata isolate pt1a10 chromosome 5, ASM2561291v2, whole genome shotgun sequence genomic DNA contains:
- the LOC128183869 gene encoding uncharacterized protein LOC128183869 isoform X1, which yields MVGFCAYLLIYYPVVSNGYLPIPLMELLVYIAHEGMSTADLFRRPGNPRDTQRIVKRMSEGKPVIFQNYNLYTLTTVVKKFLLRLPGGIFGKEGEATLLSVLSLQHKMEQFEAVHAFLTTLSRGHQQLVSLLFGIWFTMINNSHVNFMTTEALARSVAGSMFHSCATDPAMVEHASQVMQILIENFGVASMFGQENIEFFAETTRTSIHIKEKFRYHFQYPPEEILPRREALKWFCLFLCQEAQHKKFHPLNHAITEEGFYESSRRQDQQQEVMDISDQSPDLRHYLSPRGDGESATKQLAASTISAPEVSLVPSPGLITKRPKSLEDNLNDSDEQLQPRPSLSRFNSVKRKQLERLRQRSDWFLGPNMNNQGAPALSPDQISHSSSKASYNADKLHQKLSGNSVTKASSEGTALDLVSSDVDSVFSDRSESPASEPLPTPSVSISRDIIHSDTITDVSMAAGDITMEEVMGRKDSDGEMCGSEYCFFVVEHNYGDKGS from the exons atggtaggtttctgtgcttacttacttatatattacccagtagtatcaaatggctacctccctatcccgctgatg GAGCTGCTTGTTTACATCGCTCATGAAGGAATGAGCACCGCGGACTTGTTTCGTCGTCCTGGAAACCCCCGCGACACGCAACGAATCGTCAAGAGAATGTCTGAAGGGAAGCCAGTCATCTTCCAGAACTACAACTTGTATACCCTAACAACTGTTGTCAAG aAATTCTTACTGCGCCTCCCTGGTGGCATTTTTGGAAAAGAAGGGGAGGCAACTCTCTTGTCGGTTCTATCATTGCAGCACaaaatggaacagtttgaaGCAGTTCATGC ATTCCTCACGACTTTGTCCCGAGGACACCAGCAGCTGGTTTCTCTGTTGTTCGGGATCTGGTTCACTATGATCAACAACAGCCACGTCAACTTTATGACAACCGAGGCCCTAGCCCGGAGTGTGGCGGGCAGCATGTTCCATTCCTGTGCCACGGACCCCGCGATGGTGGAACACGCCAGCCAGGTCATGCAGATCTTGATTGAGAACTTTGGAGTGGCCAGCATGTTTGGCCAGGAAAACATCGAGTTCTTCGCGGAGACGACCAGAACGAGCATCCACATCAAGGAGAAGTTCCGTTATCACTTCCAGTACCCCCCGGAGGAGATTCTTCCCC GAAGAGAAGCATTAAAATGGTTCTGTTTGTTTCTGTGCCAAGAGGCACAGCACAAAAAATTCCACCCGCTAAATCACG CCATAACGGAGGAAGGGTTTTATGAGTCGTCACGACGACAGGATCAGCAACAGGAAGTGATGGATATCTCGGACCAGTCACCTGACCTGAGACACTACCTGAGTCCAAGAGGAGACGGCGAATCAGCGACTAAACAGCTGGCCGCCTCCACCATCTCGGCCCCCGAGGTCTCGCTGGTCCCCTCACCCGGCCTTATCACCAAG agaCCCAAGTCATTGGAGGACAACTTGAATGATTCAGACGAGCAGCTCCAGCCGCGCCCTAGCCTTAGTCGATTCAATTCTGTGAAACGTAAACAGTTGGAGAGACTTCGCCAGCGATCCGACTGGTTCTTAGGACCAAATATGAACAACCAGGGGGCGCCAGCATTATCCCCCGATCAAATATCTCACTCTAGTTCCAAGGCCTCTTACAACGCTGATAAACTTCACCAAAAACTGTCGGGGAATTCGGTGACGAAGGCATCTTCGGAAGGCACCGCCCTCGACCTTGTGTCCTCAGACGTAGACAGCGTGTTCTCAGACCGCAGCGAGTCTCCGGCCTCTGAACCCCTCCCCACACCAAGTGTGAGCATATCTCGAGACATTATCCACAGTGATACCATCACGGACGTCTCCATGGCAGCGGGTGACATCACGATGGAGGAGGTGATGGGGAGGAAGGACAGCGATGGGGAGATGTGTGGCTCCGAGTACTGCTTCTTTGTCGTGGAGCATAATTACGGTGACAAGGGATCCTAG
- the LOC128183869 gene encoding uncharacterized protein LOC128183869 isoform X2: MVGFCAYLLIYYPVVSNGYLPIPLMELLVYIAHEGMSTADLFRRPGNPRDTQRIVKRMSEGKPVIFQNYNLYTLTTVVKKFLLRLPGGIFGKEGEATLLSVLSLQHKMEQFEAVHAFLTTLSRGHQQLVSLLFGIWFTMINNSHVNFMTTEALARSVAGSMFHSCATDPAMVEHASQVMQILIENFGVASMFGQENIEFFAETTRTSIHIKEKFRYHFQYPPEEILPPITEEGFYESSRRQDQQQEVMDISDQSPDLRHYLSPRGDGESATKQLAASTISAPEVSLVPSPGLITKRPKSLEDNLNDSDEQLQPRPSLSRFNSVKRKQLERLRQRSDWFLGPNMNNQGAPALSPDQISHSSSKASYNADKLHQKLSGNSVTKASSEGTALDLVSSDVDSVFSDRSESPASEPLPTPSVSISRDIIHSDTITDVSMAAGDITMEEVMGRKDSDGEMCGSEYCFFVVEHNYGDKGS; the protein is encoded by the exons atggtaggtttctgtgcttacttacttatatattacccagtagtatcaaatggctacctccctatcccgctgatg GAGCTGCTTGTTTACATCGCTCATGAAGGAATGAGCACCGCGGACTTGTTTCGTCGTCCTGGAAACCCCCGCGACACGCAACGAATCGTCAAGAGAATGTCTGAAGGGAAGCCAGTCATCTTCCAGAACTACAACTTGTATACCCTAACAACTGTTGTCAAG aAATTCTTACTGCGCCTCCCTGGTGGCATTTTTGGAAAAGAAGGGGAGGCAACTCTCTTGTCGGTTCTATCATTGCAGCACaaaatggaacagtttgaaGCAGTTCATGC ATTCCTCACGACTTTGTCCCGAGGACACCAGCAGCTGGTTTCTCTGTTGTTCGGGATCTGGTTCACTATGATCAACAACAGCCACGTCAACTTTATGACAACCGAGGCCCTAGCCCGGAGTGTGGCGGGCAGCATGTTCCATTCCTGTGCCACGGACCCCGCGATGGTGGAACACGCCAGCCAGGTCATGCAGATCTTGATTGAGAACTTTGGAGTGGCCAGCATGTTTGGCCAGGAAAACATCGAGTTCTTCGCGGAGACGACCAGAACGAGCATCCACATCAAGGAGAAGTTCCGTTATCACTTCCAGTACCCCCCGGAGGAGATTCTTCCCC CCATAACGGAGGAAGGGTTTTATGAGTCGTCACGACGACAGGATCAGCAACAGGAAGTGATGGATATCTCGGACCAGTCACCTGACCTGAGACACTACCTGAGTCCAAGAGGAGACGGCGAATCAGCGACTAAACAGCTGGCCGCCTCCACCATCTCGGCCCCCGAGGTCTCGCTGGTCCCCTCACCCGGCCTTATCACCAAG agaCCCAAGTCATTGGAGGACAACTTGAATGATTCAGACGAGCAGCTCCAGCCGCGCCCTAGCCTTAGTCGATTCAATTCTGTGAAACGTAAACAGTTGGAGAGACTTCGCCAGCGATCCGACTGGTTCTTAGGACCAAATATGAACAACCAGGGGGCGCCAGCATTATCCCCCGATCAAATATCTCACTCTAGTTCCAAGGCCTCTTACAACGCTGATAAACTTCACCAAAAACTGTCGGGGAATTCGGTGACGAAGGCATCTTCGGAAGGCACCGCCCTCGACCTTGTGTCCTCAGACGTAGACAGCGTGTTCTCAGACCGCAGCGAGTCTCCGGCCTCTGAACCCCTCCCCACACCAAGTGTGAGCATATCTCGAGACATTATCCACAGTGATACCATCACGGACGTCTCCATGGCAGCGGGTGACATCACGATGGAGGAGGTGATGGGGAGGAAGGACAGCGATGGGGAGATGTGTGGCTCCGAGTACTGCTTCTTTGTCGTGGAGCATAATTACGGTGACAAGGGATCCTAG
- the LOC128183869 gene encoding uncharacterized protein LOC128183869 isoform X3: MAMLRSVFGGCVSDRGHETMRLKKLKFGAPISTALKNGYLPIPLMELLVYIAHEGMSTADLFRRPGNPRDTQRIVKRMSEGKPVIFQNYNLYTLTTVVKKFLLRLPGGIFGKEGEATLLSVLSLQHKMEQFEAVHAFLTTLSRGHQQLVSLLFGIWFTMINNSHVNFMTTEALARSVAGSMFHSCATDPAMVEHASQVMQILIENFGVASMFGQENIEFFAETTRTSIHIKEKFRYHFQYPPEEILPRREALKWFCLFLCQEAQHKKFHPLNHAITEEGFYESSRRQDQQQEVMDISDQSPDLRHYLSPRGDGESATKQLAASTISAPEVSLVPSPGLITKRPKSLEDNLNDSDEQLQPRPSLSRFNSVKRKQLERLRQRSDWFLGPNMNNQGAPALSPDQISHSSSKASYNADKLHQKLSGNSVTKASSEGTALDLVSSDVDSVFSDRSESPASEPLPTPSVSISRDIIHSDTITDVSMAAGDITMEEVMGRKDSDGEMCGSEYCFFVVEHNYGDKGS, from the exons GAGCTGCTTGTTTACATCGCTCATGAAGGAATGAGCACCGCGGACTTGTTTCGTCGTCCTGGAAACCCCCGCGACACGCAACGAATCGTCAAGAGAATGTCTGAAGGGAAGCCAGTCATCTTCCAGAACTACAACTTGTATACCCTAACAACTGTTGTCAAG aAATTCTTACTGCGCCTCCCTGGTGGCATTTTTGGAAAAGAAGGGGAGGCAACTCTCTTGTCGGTTCTATCATTGCAGCACaaaatggaacagtttgaaGCAGTTCATGC ATTCCTCACGACTTTGTCCCGAGGACACCAGCAGCTGGTTTCTCTGTTGTTCGGGATCTGGTTCACTATGATCAACAACAGCCACGTCAACTTTATGACAACCGAGGCCCTAGCCCGGAGTGTGGCGGGCAGCATGTTCCATTCCTGTGCCACGGACCCCGCGATGGTGGAACACGCCAGCCAGGTCATGCAGATCTTGATTGAGAACTTTGGAGTGGCCAGCATGTTTGGCCAGGAAAACATCGAGTTCTTCGCGGAGACGACCAGAACGAGCATCCACATCAAGGAGAAGTTCCGTTATCACTTCCAGTACCCCCCGGAGGAGATTCTTCCCC GAAGAGAAGCATTAAAATGGTTCTGTTTGTTTCTGTGCCAAGAGGCACAGCACAAAAAATTCCACCCGCTAAATCACG CCATAACGGAGGAAGGGTTTTATGAGTCGTCACGACGACAGGATCAGCAACAGGAAGTGATGGATATCTCGGACCAGTCACCTGACCTGAGACACTACCTGAGTCCAAGAGGAGACGGCGAATCAGCGACTAAACAGCTGGCCGCCTCCACCATCTCGGCCCCCGAGGTCTCGCTGGTCCCCTCACCCGGCCTTATCACCAAG agaCCCAAGTCATTGGAGGACAACTTGAATGATTCAGACGAGCAGCTCCAGCCGCGCCCTAGCCTTAGTCGATTCAATTCTGTGAAACGTAAACAGTTGGAGAGACTTCGCCAGCGATCCGACTGGTTCTTAGGACCAAATATGAACAACCAGGGGGCGCCAGCATTATCCCCCGATCAAATATCTCACTCTAGTTCCAAGGCCTCTTACAACGCTGATAAACTTCACCAAAAACTGTCGGGGAATTCGGTGACGAAGGCATCTTCGGAAGGCACCGCCCTCGACCTTGTGTCCTCAGACGTAGACAGCGTGTTCTCAGACCGCAGCGAGTCTCCGGCCTCTGAACCCCTCCCCACACCAAGTGTGAGCATATCTCGAGACATTATCCACAGTGATACCATCACGGACGTCTCCATGGCAGCGGGTGACATCACGATGGAGGAGGTGATGGGGAGGAAGGACAGCGATGGGGAGATGTGTGGCTCCGAGTACTGCTTCTTTGTCGTGGAGCATAATTACGGTGACAAGGGATCCTAG